A section of the Melopsittacus undulatus isolate bMelUnd1 chromosome 28, bMelUnd1.mat.Z, whole genome shotgun sequence genome encodes:
- the RING1 gene encoding E3 ubiquitin-protein ligase RING1 isoform X2 → MDGTEIAVSPRSLHSELMCPICLDMLKNTMTTKECLHRFCSDCIVTALRSGNKECPTCRKKLVSKRSLRPDPNFDALISKIYPSRDEYEAHQDRVLAKLSRLHNQQALSTSIEEGLKMQAMHRAQRVRKLPPESDNATLSGGEDTCDARSQFSTTSGPGPSRKRSRGSEDSGPDGGGGGGGGGGGGGGGRAEVEVGAAEIELVFRAHPLLVEKGEYNQTRYVKTTSNATVDHLSKYLALRIALEETPVPEAPVPTPAPPGGGTGTGTNTSTGTGAGGALQEVSEKQYTIYIPTAAGAFTTLNGSLTLELVNEKYWKVSKPLELYYAPTKEQK, encoded by the exons ATGGACGGGACGGAG ATCGCAGTGTCCCCCCGCAGCCTGCACAGTGAGCTCATGTGCCCCATCTGCCTGGACATGCTCAAGAACACCATGACCACCAAGGAGTGTCTGCACCGGTTCTGTTCCGACTGTATCGTCACAGCCCTGCGCAGTGG GAACAAGGAATGTCCCACCTGCCGCAAGAAGCTGGTTTCCAAGCGTTCCCTTCGTCCCGATCCCAACTTCGACGCCCTCATATCCAAGATCTATCCCAGTCGGGATGAGTATGAGGCCCATCAGGACCGG GTGCTGGCCAAGCTGAGCCGGCTGCACAACCAGCAGGCGCTCAGCACCAGCATCGAGGAGGGGCTCAAGATGCAGGCCATGCACAG aGCCCAACGCGTCCGCAAGCTCCCCCCGGAGTCCGACAACGCCACCTTGAGCGGTGGTGAGGACACGTGTGACGCTCGCTCCCAGTTCAGCACCACCTCCGGCCCTGGGCCCAGCAGGAAACGGTCCCGAGGCTCCGAGGACTCCGGTCCCgatgggggaggaggaggaggaggaggaggaggaggaggaggaggaggaagggcagAGGTGGAGGTGGGAGCGGCGGAGATTGAGCTGGTGTTCCGGGCGCACCCGTTGTTGGTGGAGAAGGGGGAGTACAACCAGACACG CTATGTCAAGACCACCTCCAACGCCACCGTCGATCACCTCTCCAAGTACCTTGCTCTCCGCATTGCCCTAGAGGAGACCCCAGTACCGGAGGCACCAGTACCAACACCGGCACCACCGGGGGGGGGAACTGGTACCGGTACCAACACCAGCACCggcactggggctgggggggcactGCAGGAGGTCAGCGAGAAGCAGTACACCATCTacatccccactgctgctggggcATTCAcg ACCCTCAACGGATCCCTCACACTGGAGCTGGTCAATGAGAAGTACTGGAAGGTCAGCAAACCCCTGGAGCTCTATTATGCCCCCACCAAGGAGCAGAAgtag
- the RING1 gene encoding E3 ubiquitin-protein ligase RING1 isoform X1, which translates to MAAPANTQSATKTWELSLYELHRTPQEAIMDGTEIAVSPRSLHSELMCPICLDMLKNTMTTKECLHRFCSDCIVTALRSGNKECPTCRKKLVSKRSLRPDPNFDALISKIYPSRDEYEAHQDRVLAKLSRLHNQQALSTSIEEGLKMQAMHRAQRVRKLPPESDNATLSGGEDTCDARSQFSTTSGPGPSRKRSRGSEDSGPDGGGGGGGGGGGGGGGRAEVEVGAAEIELVFRAHPLLVEKGEYNQTRYVKTTSNATVDHLSKYLALRIALEETPVPEAPVPTPAPPGGGTGTGTNTSTGTGAGGALQEVSEKQYTIYIPTAAGAFTTLNGSLTLELVNEKYWKVSKPLELYYAPTKEQK; encoded by the exons ATGGCCGCTCCTGCCAACACCCAAAGCGCCACCAAGACATGGGAGCTGAGCCTGTACGAGCTGCACCGGACCCCACAG GAAGCCATCATGGACGGGACGGAGATCGCAGTGTCCCCCCGCAGCCTGCACAGTGAGCTCATGTGCCCCATCTGCCTGGACATGCTCAAGAACACCATGACCACCAAGGAGTGTCTGCACCGGTTCTGTTCCGACTGTATCGTCACAGCCCTGCGCAGTGG GAACAAGGAATGTCCCACCTGCCGCAAGAAGCTGGTTTCCAAGCGTTCCCTTCGTCCCGATCCCAACTTCGACGCCCTCATATCCAAGATCTATCCCAGTCGGGATGAGTATGAGGCCCATCAGGACCGG GTGCTGGCCAAGCTGAGCCGGCTGCACAACCAGCAGGCGCTCAGCACCAGCATCGAGGAGGGGCTCAAGATGCAGGCCATGCACAG aGCCCAACGCGTCCGCAAGCTCCCCCCGGAGTCCGACAACGCCACCTTGAGCGGTGGTGAGGACACGTGTGACGCTCGCTCCCAGTTCAGCACCACCTCCGGCCCTGGGCCCAGCAGGAAACGGTCCCGAGGCTCCGAGGACTCCGGTCCCgatgggggaggaggaggaggaggaggaggaggaggaggaggaggaggaagggcagAGGTGGAGGTGGGAGCGGCGGAGATTGAGCTGGTGTTCCGGGCGCACCCGTTGTTGGTGGAGAAGGGGGAGTACAACCAGACACG CTATGTCAAGACCACCTCCAACGCCACCGTCGATCACCTCTCCAAGTACCTTGCTCTCCGCATTGCCCTAGAGGAGACCCCAGTACCGGAGGCACCAGTACCAACACCGGCACCACCGGGGGGGGGAACTGGTACCGGTACCAACACCAGCACCggcactggggctgggggggcactGCAGGAGGTCAGCGAGAAGCAGTACACCATCTacatccccactgctgctggggcATTCAcg ACCCTCAACGGATCCCTCACACTGGAGCTGGTCAATGAGAAGTACTGGAAGGTCAGCAAACCCCTGGAGCTCTATTATGCCCCCACCAAGGAGCAGAAgtag
- the RING1 gene encoding E3 ubiquitin-protein ligase RING1 isoform X3, which translates to MAAPANTQSATKTWELSLYELHRTPQEAIMDGTEIAVSPRSLHSELMCPICLDMLKNTMTTKECLHRFCSDCIVTALRSGNKECPTCRKKLVSKRSLRPDPNFDALISKIYPSRDEYEAHQDRVLAKLSRLHNQQALSTSIEEGLKMQAMHRAQRVRKLPPESDNATLSGGEDTCDARSQFSTTSGPGPSRKRSRGSEDSGPDGGGGGGGGGGGGGGGRAEVEVGAAEIELVFRAHPLLVEKGEYNQTRYVKTTSNATVDHLSKYLALRIALEETPVPEAPVPTPAPPGGGTGTGTNTSTGTGAGGALQEVSEKQYTIYIPTAAGAFTTLNGSLTLELVNEKYWKVSKPLELYYAPTKEQK; encoded by the exons ATGGCCGCTCCTGCCAACACCCAAAGCGCCACCAAGACATGGGAGCTGAGCCTGTACGAGCTGCACCGGACCCCACAG GAAGCCATCATGGACGGGACGGAGATCGCAGTGTCCCCCCGCAGCCTGCACAGTGAGCTCATGTGCCCCATCTGCCTGGACATGCTCAAGAACACCATGACCACCAAGGAGTGTCTGCACCGGTTCTGTTCCGACTGTATCGTCACAGCCCTGCGCAGTGG GAACAAGGAATGTCCCACCTGCCGCAAGAAGCTGGTTTCCAAGCGTTCCCTTCGTCCCGATCCCAACTTCGACGCCCTCATATCCAAGATCTATCCCAGTCGGGATGAGTATGAGGCCCATCAGGACCGGGTGCTGGCCAAGCTGAGCCGGCTGCACAACCAGCAGGCGCTCAGCACCAGCATCGAGGAGGGGCTCAAGATGCAGGCCATGCACAG aGCCCAACGCGTCCGCAAGCTCCCCCCGGAGTCCGACAACGCCACCTTGAGCGGTGGTGAGGACACGTGTGACGCTCGCTCCCAGTTCAGCACCACCTCCGGCCCTGGGCCCAGCAGGAAACGGTCCCGAGGCTCCGAGGACTCCGGTCCCgatgggggaggaggaggaggaggaggaggaggaggaggaggaggaggaagggcagAGGTGGAGGTGGGAGCGGCGGAGATTGAGCTGGTGTTCCGGGCGCACCCGTTGTTGGTGGAGAAGGGGGAGTACAACCAGACACG CTATGTCAAGACCACCTCCAACGCCACCGTCGATCACCTCTCCAAGTACCTTGCTCTCCGCATTGCCCTAGAGGAGACCCCAGTACCGGAGGCACCAGTACCAACACCGGCACCACCGGGGGGGGGAACTGGTACCGGTACCAACACCAGCACCggcactggggctgggggggcactGCAGGAGGTCAGCGAGAAGCAGTACACCATCTacatccccactgctgctggggcATTCAcg ACCCTCAACGGATCCCTCACACTGGAGCTGGTCAATGAGAAGTACTGGAAGGTCAGCAAACCCCTGGAGCTCTATTATGCCCCCACCAAGGAGCAGAAgtag